From a single Capsicum annuum cultivar UCD-10X-F1 chromosome 12, UCD10Xv1.1, whole genome shotgun sequence genomic region:
- the LOC107850417 gene encoding protein ARV 2 isoform X1 has product MEIKCGGENEKEISYRCVQCGFSVTTLYIQYSPGNIRLMKCGNCKAVADEYIECELMILVIDLILHKIKAYRHLFYNRFSRETLHNEVLLWKLSMGFLILDAYQMLAVCTVQDERSLPASFASFLGLCGKVLMGVFFGNLMFLGVILFGTRRFLNAKIGDSRCKHILLSILVSSYFKIFVIAMMVWEFPSSVVFIIKMFVLSSNALALLVITDAVMIRCIWICFAAHAMKFLVTQGLGTYQKLVLW; this is encoded by the exons ATGGAGATAAAATGTGGAGGTGAAAATGAAAAGGAGATAAGCTATAGATGTGTTCAGTGTGGATTCTCAGTTACAACTCTTTACATACAGTATTCTCCTGGCAATATCCGTCTTATGAAATGT GGAAATTGCAAAGCAGTTGCTGATGAGTACATCGAATGTGAACTTATG ATATTGGTTATTGACTTGATTTTGCATAAAATTAAAGCCTACAGACACTTGTTCTACAATAGGTTCTCTCGAGAAACTTTGCATAATGAG GTCTTGTTGTGGAAATTATCTATGGGCTTCCTGATTTTAGATGCTT ACCAAATGTTGGCGGTATGCACAGTTCAAGATGAGAGGAGTTTGCCTGCAAGCTTTGCCTCATTTTTAGGGCTTTGTGGAAAG GTGCTCATGGGAGTCTTCTTTGGGAATCTCATGTTCCTTGGTGTAATTCTATTTGGTACAAGGAGATTTTTGAATGCAAAAATAGGAGATTCAAG GTGTAAGCATATATTGCTTTCGATACTCGTTTCAAGTTACTTCAAGATTTTTGTCATTGCCATGATG GTGTGGGAATTTCCCTCTTCTGTTGTTTTCATCATTAAAATGTTTGTCTTGTCATCGAATGCACTGGCATTACTGG TGATCACAGATGCGGTCATGATTAGATGCATATGGATTTGCTTTGCTGCACATGCCATGAAGTTCCTTGTTACTCAAGGTTTAGGGACATATCAAAAGCTAGTTCTTTGGTAG
- the LOC107850417 gene encoding protein ARV 1 isoform X2, whose protein sequence is MEIKCGGENEKEISYRCVQCGFSVTTLYIQYSPGNIRLMKCGNCKAVADEYIECELMILVIDLILHKIKAYRHLFYNRFSRETLHNEVLLWKLSMGFLILDAYQMLAVCTVQDERSLPASFASFLGLCGKVLMGVFFGNLMFLGVILFGTRRFLNAKIGDSRQNFQPSSSAAKQGSIAGPKGKKHKSVNRMCLRTLEACIPISLLF, encoded by the exons ATGGAGATAAAATGTGGAGGTGAAAATGAAAAGGAGATAAGCTATAGATGTGTTCAGTGTGGATTCTCAGTTACAACTCTTTACATACAGTATTCTCCTGGCAATATCCGTCTTATGAAATGT GGAAATTGCAAAGCAGTTGCTGATGAGTACATCGAATGTGAACTTATG ATATTGGTTATTGACTTGATTTTGCATAAAATTAAAGCCTACAGACACTTGTTCTACAATAGGTTCTCTCGAGAAACTTTGCATAATGAG GTCTTGTTGTGGAAATTATCTATGGGCTTCCTGATTTTAGATGCTT ACCAAATGTTGGCGGTATGCACAGTTCAAGATGAGAGGAGTTTGCCTGCAAGCTTTGCCTCATTTTTAGGGCTTTGTGGAAAG GTGCTCATGGGAGTCTTCTTTGGGAATCTCATGTTCCTTGGTGTAATTCTATTTGGTACAAGGAGATTTTTGAATGCAAAAATAGGAGATTCAAG GCAGAACTTCCAGCCATCTTCATCTGCTGCCAAGCAAGGATCTATAGCGGGGCCGAAGGGGAAAAAGCATAAATCTGTAAATCGGATGTGCTTAAGAACCTTGGAAGCTTGCATACCCATCAGTCTATTGTTCTGA